In Cucurbita pepo subsp. pepo cultivar mu-cu-16 chromosome LG10, ASM280686v2, whole genome shotgun sequence, the DNA window TTGTTGGGGGCTTTTCTTGAATGAGAAACCTCGCTTGGATGTGTCCTCATTTTGATTGCTTAGGTACTTGTTTAGATAAAGCTTCAGCAGATTGAAGCGCTCTTCCTCACCAGGGAGTGGGAACTCAATCACTTCATCCATTCGGTCGGTCACAGCACTGTCGAGATCACCTGGTCTGTTTGTTGCAAGTACAAGAACTATATCTCTCGACTGATCACCAGTTCGGAATAGCAATGCGTTTAGAGCACTTCGCTGAGCTTCACTCATCCGTGTACTGTTGCGCCTGCATTGAGAACAAACCAAGTTTTGTAAAATGGTCACTTGAAGATGATTCCGTTATAAACATGCTATCCAAGGCACACCCTTACATTTCAGCTAAAAATGAACTTTCATGCTAATAATCCAACATTAAGGGAACTTGGAacaaaaagctcaaagaagaactTAACAGAGAATCACATGATGACTTTTACATGGTGCTTAATCGTTTTCGTTGTGCAGTGTGGGGTAGAGGTGGGGGACTTACTCGCAGAGAAAAGCATCCGCCTCGTCGATGAAAAGCAATAGGCCTTTCCTAGAATTTTTAGCCCAGTCAAATATTTGGTGTATTTTAGTAACGGCTTGTGGGCCCAAAGGTGCAACATCTCCACCAGTCATCATGGCATAATCCAAACCCTGCGGAAACAAAAGGAACTAGAAGATCAAAACAAGCAACCTGATAGTGGCGTTGAACCGACTGATTCTCATCATTTCATGGCACTAAGAGTGTTTGAACTAAATCTGCTCTGCTGAGTGATATCATATCAGTACTCTAAAACTATCTAGGAGAAGCATAGTCTATCCAGTCAATAATCTGCAACAAGTCAACGAACTATTCAAAGTTTCCATTCATagaacatgaaagaaaatcaACGCCTAAAACAAGTGCAAAGAATCAGGGTACAGTGCCTAAAACATGTGCAAAGAATCAGGGTATTGGTTAACATCTTACTGATTTTCGAGCAATCTCTTTTGCAACCATAGTTTTACCGGTCCCAGGAGGTCCATAAAATAGCATATTACGGAAGGGTGCCTCATGAGCTTTGGTGTTTGCAGTAGCTCTAGCAAGTTGTTCAATTCTCCTTTTCAGTGAAGGATGGAGGACAATATTCCCAagactatttttattttcagcgAGAGCTGCAGCCCCAGCTCCCGTAGAAAATGCAGCAGCTTTGTTCTTTACCCAAGGTATTATCTTGGAACCTGGAAATCTCGTAACAGAGGATTCTCTAATCAGTGACGGTTGCCCCAATAACCTATTGACATAACCCCAGACAACTCTAGCACCTTCCCTGTAAACCAGGTgggaaaaaatggagaatgatTAGATAGCAGATTGAGCTTAAAATCAGGGAGGTATAAAGACTAAAAATCACAGATTTGTATGTGGGTCATGAGTATATGGTACCAATCTTGCAGGATCGGTGGTGACATTTTCACTTTGACACCTCTCTCTCTAGTGAAAGAAGGGGTTTAGAAAGTTCGTCAAGTAATTAGCAGGTCAATATCAAGTTGAGGCTCGTGAACGTGAAGAAACTAAACTTTAAATGCAAGTATTGTTAGTTTTACCTAACTATAAGGTATAATGTCTAATTAGTTCGTGAAACTATCACCTGGTAGTGTAAACTCCCGCTGCTAATGCAGTAGCTCCACCAACAGCCATAACCAACTTATTGCGATCAGTCAGTAAAATCCTCACACTCCCTACACAATTCAGACAGAAGTAAATAGATAATGTATATTGTATGAAAACCAGAGCCAAATGTGACATCAAACTAATACAGGAAAAAACGTTTATCTATTACTTGTATATGGCTCCCAAAGTTTCTTGATGCCTCAAGTTACATAAACTTTGAGACATATGGAGATAAATTGATTTATCTAGAAAAGAGTTCCTAAAATAGAGCgtagaaataagaaataaacatTCAGATCCCTAACAAAAGGAGCCTCTCATGTCATCTTCTAAATTAGAACACAATAAACCAATCAGTATAATGAAATTATCACTCCAATACCATGCATGAACCCATCATAGGcttatcaattaaaattaaatcccACCTTCAATATGACTAAAAGTCGTGTTAATTGCAGCGagccatttttctttctcgcCACTAATTCGTTCCATTAGCATCCTGCGGTTATGGTCTTCAGTCAGCTTTGCTTCATGTGCACGACCCTCAGCTTCAGCCATAGCCTTCACTCTTATGGTTTCCCGTTCAATTTCAGCTCTCTCTTTCTCAGTTTGGCGTTGTTGTGCTTGTATCTGCTCCTCAGTTACTTGTCTTGCTTGTTCTTTTCTTAAGGATGATTGTTCTTGCATTCCAACTAACTCAACATTATGCCGCCTTTGAGCTTCGTGGTCAGTCTGCACAGAATAATAAGGCATCAATAACAAAACGCTTACATGCACAACCAAACTCTTTCATTCTTAACAAGCATTTGTCAATTCATCCTTAAACTGGAGAACATTTTAGAACCAAGCCACCTGCATTCTTTTTCTGGCCAACTCATCTTCATAGCGCAGCATTTGTGCCTTAGCCTGTGCTTGTTGTTGGATTagatttctttgttcttcagcCAATTTCCGTTGTCTCTCCTGCGAGTGAAAGAACTAGAGTTAACCCCATACAGAAGGAATACATATATAGACTAGACACCAGAGGCTAACTTGTTCAAGTATCTTATTATTTGCAAACCAATAATAGTTCAGACCAGAGAATGtggaaaatcaaatcaaaagagCAGCAACATCTGCTTATGCCAAGATGAAAGGCTCAAAAGTTCTAGAAACATTATCAAGTAGTAACATAGATAAGAACCTACTATATCAGCTTGAGCTTGAATGACTTCGTAATGAGCCTTTTCAGCGGCCAACTCAGCAAGACGCGCCTGTTCCTGCTTTTTCATCAGCTCAAAAACCTACACAGAAATAACACTAAGTTAAAAGCAATAAAGAGCAAAGAACTTGGATTTCACGTCATTCAACAgcagaaaacaaaatttctttgAACACTCCTGTTCTTAGATATCAGAACAAGAAAACCGCCACAAACAAAACACTCGATactaagaaaatttgaagaaaattgaattcaGAACCTCAAACATCCACTCCATATCTTCTTCAATTATCTTCCACAAAACCGACCAAAGCatgaaacaaattaaacaaaaaatgaagcaaCACCTGTTTAGCGTTGGGGGAACTATTGATTTCTCGGAGAGCTTTAGCACCTCTCTCCAATGCTTCAGCATCAAAACCAGACTTACTCGGCTCCTCAACCGCGGGTTTCGCGTCTGATTTGTCATCGGAAGACTTGTCCTCCTGAGAAGCCTGCGAAGAAGAGAAAGGCGAGAATCGAAATGGAGAGTCGGCGTAGGCGTGGTTGGCGATCGTGGGCAAGGATGCAGCAGCCGCAGCCATAGCTACGCAGGCGGATAATCTAGTGACAGCCATATGTTCAAGAAATAGAAGCTCTAAAAATTCAGCTTACATGAACTACTGGTAATGAAACTGCTTCAATACCACCAGAACATAGGAGTTGTCTTCTTGATTGAACAAGAACATAAAAATCGCGAGGTTTCTATGACTGGTGCGCCAAGGTTTAAACCTCCGTCTTCATGCGGTTGCAGCGCCATAGGgtttaagagagagagagagagggccAGAAATGGGCAGGACTTACGAGTGGGTCGCCCATCAACGagcagaagaaaaagaaggcccaaaataaaatgaactAATGGGTGAATCttcaatcaaatgaaaattataaattgtttcTATTTATccctaaatattaaaaaatatctagatccataaactttttatttttatttttttattaattatctaatgaaattattgtccagatgatattttagttatttaaaaaattcaatttaattccgtttaaacacaaaattctGAGTCACTAAGAATTGGATGTTATTGCTTGCTATTCACAGGCTGCTTTGGTGTCAAAGCTGCTCAAACAGATCGCCAAGGCTTGGAAGGCAGAGAGCGGGATCGATAGCCACTATAACTCGCCCTCTGAAGTTCAGGCACCAGCATTAAAGTTGTTCATGTtaaggattattgggagtgagtctcacattggttaatttagtggaagatcataggtttatagtgtactttgtttgaggggaggattgttgaggattattagAAGTGAGttccacgttggttaatttagtggaagatcatgggtttataagtgggaaatactatttccattggcatgaggcattttggaaaAGCCcgaagcaaagtcacgagagcttatgctcaaagtggacaatatcataccattgtggagaatcgtgattcctaacgGTTCATGCCATCTAGGAGCCTCAACATTCTTATCTTGCCTGCTCTACCAGTAATCGTTGCAAGAACAATTCCCTCCTCTAAAATGATGGAATCGAACTCTATCTCGCATTATGATCTCTCTACGATAGATCCGAGATATGAGCTTCGCTACGACGTGACAATCTTCACAGACCCTAAGGTTCTTTACGACTCGAATCGTTGATCCGGGTTTTGTGTTGATCAATCCAAAAGCAATAGCCAACTTCTCACTATGTTGTGCCACTGCAGTCTCTTTGGCCTCATTCTCAAGGTCAAGCAGTAAGTCTTTAGTTGCAGGTTCGTAACTGTTGAAGAAGAGTATTAATAACAAATCATTATTGGCTTAAGTTTTTGGATTTAATGGTATTTTAGGAGTACCCTTCGTGTTGCCGTAGCCTCTCTACAACCTGGTTTAGTTTGTGAAGAATCTGCTCCATCTGTGGATGATCTTGATGCCCAGCCAGAAATTGATGAACAACGCCATTCAAAGTTATGGAACTCTTTCCTGGAGGAATTGGGAGTCtcagatttttcattttcaacctCACTTCAGCTGCTTCTTTCCATTTACCTTCTGCAGCTAAAATGGTGGCCAGCTGAATGTACCGCCCACTGTGATCTGAATCAACTTCCA includes these proteins:
- the LOC111803038 gene encoding ATPase family AAA domain-containing protein 3; amino-acid sequence: MAVTRLSACVAMAAAAASLPTIANHAYADSPFRFSPFSSSQASQEDKSSDDKSDAKPAVEEPSKSGFDAEALERGAKALREINSSPNAKQVFELMKKQEQARLAELAAEKAHYEVIQAQADIERQRKLAEEQRNLIQQQAQAKAQMLRYEDELARKRMQTDHEAQRRHNVELVGMQEQSSLRKEQARQVTEEQIQAQQRQTEKERAEIERETIRVKAMAEAEGRAHEAKLTEDHNRRMLMERISGEKEKWLAAINTTFSHIEGSVRILLTDRNKLVMAVGGATALAAGVYTTREGARVVWGYVNRLLGQPSLIRESSVTRFPGSKIIPWVKNKAAAFSTGAGAAALAENKNSLGNIVLHPSLKRRIEQLARATANTKAHEAPFRNMLFYGPPGTGKTMVAKEIARKSGLDYAMMTGGDVAPLGPQAVTKIHQIFDWAKNSRKGLLLFIDEADAFLCERNSTRMSEAQRSALNALLFRTGDQSRDIVLVLATNRPGDLDSAVTDRMDEVIEFPLPGEEERFNLLKLYLNKYLSNQNEDTSKRGFSFKKSPQQIIIRDITDDVLREAARKTEGFSGREIAKLMAGVQAAVYGRPDCVLDSTLLKEIVDYKVTEHHQRLKLAAEGGHPA